One part of the Flavobacterium johnsoniae UW101 genome encodes these proteins:
- a CDS encoding geranylgeranylglycerol-phosphate geranylgeranyltransferase, protein MKYLKLIRYKNLLMLAFMQVLFRYAFLKQQDIPLALADWQYGLLVLSTVLLAAAGYVINNIFDVPTDTINKPENVVVGKGISETRAYNIYIGLNITGVALGFYLSNVIMRPMFASLFIFIASLLYFYATNLKQIMILGNFVVALLLSISVLIIGVFDLFPATTTENQAQMASLFSILVDYALFAFMINFVREIVKDIEDMDGDYNQGMNTLPIAIGKNRAAKIALGFTIIPFILSLLYINKYFFQNNLLIVTFYTFVFVLAPLLYFIVKIFGAKTKKDFHHLSTILKLILFFGILSILVISLNHQYNA, encoded by the coding sequence ATGAAATATCTAAAACTAATTCGATATAAAAATCTACTCATGCTTGCTTTTATGCAGGTTTTATTTCGTTATGCTTTTTTAAAACAACAGGATATTCCTTTGGCATTAGCTGACTGGCAATACGGACTTTTGGTTTTAAGTACAGTTTTGCTTGCGGCAGCAGGTTATGTAATCAACAATATTTTTGATGTACCAACAGATACTATCAATAAACCAGAGAATGTTGTTGTTGGTAAAGGAATTTCTGAAACCAGAGCGTACAATATTTATATAGGATTAAACATTACAGGTGTAGCATTAGGGTTTTATCTTTCAAATGTGATCATGAGGCCAATGTTTGCTTCATTGTTTATTTTTATTGCATCGCTTCTTTATTTTTATGCAACTAATCTAAAACAGATCATGATTCTGGGGAATTTTGTAGTTGCTTTACTCCTTTCTATTAGTGTTTTAATTATTGGTGTATTTGATTTATTTCCTGCTACAACTACCGAAAATCAGGCTCAAATGGCCAGCTTATTTTCAATATTGGTTGATTATGCTTTGTTTGCCTTTATGATCAATTTTGTGCGCGAAATAGTAAAAGATATTGAAGACATGGACGGCGATTACAATCAGGGAATGAACACGCTGCCAATTGCTATTGGGAAAAACAGAGCTGCTAAAATTGCGTTGGGATTTACTATAATTCCGTTTATTTTATCGCTGCTTTACATCAATAAATATTTCTTCCAAAATAATCTGTTAATCGTTACGTTTTATACGTTTGTTTTTGTTCTTGCACCATTATTATATTTTATAGTAAAGATATTCGGCGCTAAAACAAAAAAGGATTTTCATCATTTAAGTACTATTTTAAAATTGATTTTGTTCTTCGGAATTTTATCAATTTTAGTAATCAGCTTAAACCACCAATACAATGCTTAA
- a CDS encoding Maf-like protein codes for MLKEKLKKYKIILASGSPRRQQFFKDLDLDFEIRLKDVEEIYPPELKAVEITNFLAELKANAFEGELKENEILVTSDTIVWHQNKALGKPKNAEDAFQMIKSMSNTTHEVITSVCFKTNTAFTLLHDVTKVTFKDLSDESILYYIENYKPYDKAGAYGIQEWFGFMAVTKVEGSYTNVMGLPTAKVYEYLTTLV; via the coding sequence ATGCTTAAAGAAAAACTCAAAAAATATAAAATTATACTGGCTTCGGGATCGCCTCGCAGACAGCAGTTTTTTAAAGATCTGGATCTTGATTTCGAAATTCGATTAAAAGATGTAGAAGAAATCTATCCGCCTGAATTAAAAGCAGTCGAAATAACCAATTTTCTGGCAGAGTTAAAAGCAAATGCTTTTGAAGGAGAATTAAAAGAAAATGAAATATTGGTAACCAGCGACACAATTGTATGGCATCAGAACAAAGCTTTAGGCAAACCAAAAAATGCCGAAGATGCTTTTCAAATGATCAAATCAATGTCGAATACTACTCACGAAGTTATTACATCGGTTTGTTTTAAAACTAACACTGCTTTTACCCTTTTACATGATGTTACAAAAGTTACTTTCAAAGATTTATCAGATGAAAGTATTTTATATTATATCGAAAACTACAAACCTTACGACAAAGCTGGAGCTTATGGCATTCAGGAATGGTTTGGTTTTATGGCAGTTACAAAAGTCGAAGGTTCTTACACCAATGTTATGGGACTTCCAACAGCCAAAGTTTACGAATATTTGACTACATTAGTGTAA
- a CDS encoding mechanosensitive ion channel domain-containing protein produces the protein MFSLKEYTQEILATIILLLALVALRMITAKLIRRFAASSHLLEHRTNLVIKYTHVFMNILVTISLIVIWGVETKDIFITVSSIATVIGVAMFAQWSILSNITSGMILFFSFPFRIGDTIKIHDKDFPIEAEIEDINTFHVSLRTKEGEKIIFPNNLLLQKGISIMPAHYEEKEFFD, from the coding sequence ATGTTTTCTTTAAAAGAATATACTCAGGAAATACTTGCTACAATAATTCTTCTATTGGCTTTAGTCGCTTTACGAATGATTACTGCCAAATTAATCCGCCGCTTTGCAGCCTCAAGCCACTTATTAGAACATCGTACTAATTTAGTTATCAAATACACTCATGTATTTATGAATATTTTGGTAACAATTAGTTTGATTGTAATTTGGGGAGTAGAAACAAAAGATATATTCATTACTGTTTCATCAATTGCAACCGTTATTGGTGTTGCCATGTTTGCGCAATGGTCTATTTTAAGCAATATAACTTCTGGAATGATTTTGTTTTTTTCATTTCCTTTCAGAATTGGCGATACTATAAAAATTCACGATAAAGATTTTCCAATTGAAGCCGAAATAGAAGACATAAACACCTTTCATGTAAGCTTACGAACTAAAGAAGGCGAAAAAATTATTTTCCCTAATAATCTCCTGTTACAAAAGGGAATTTCAATAATGCCTGCACATTACGAAGAGAAAGAATTTTTTGACTAA
- a CDS encoding AI-2E family transporter, translated as MTQPLKLPFYAKLACILVSLISFAYIFCIAKDILTPVLLAFLFAVLLLPIFTFLNTKLKFPRHLAAIICMAVFLSFIVGILVFISYQVTYMANDFDTIKKNANSFIIEIHKFIRENFEISIGDQKKYLDSVTKDSVKNGQAKLGSAIISISDVLLDSTIIIIYTFLFLIYKEHFKLFLAKLISKENHSVLKDILSQIKVSINNYIVSLIIEMIVVSVLTGLGLWIIGIKYFILLGLITGILNLIPYIGILVAGIITVLASLTGSAEISMILGILIVNIIVQFIDNNLLVPLIINTKVEINAFVSIMGIIVGGAAAGISGMFLAIPLLAILKIIFDRIESLEPWGYLMGNHIPRKFAWRVRRTKTQE; from the coding sequence ATGACTCAACCTTTAAAGCTGCCGTTTTATGCAAAGCTTGCTTGTATTTTAGTAAGTTTAATTTCTTTTGCTTACATTTTCTGCATTGCAAAAGATATTTTAACTCCCGTATTACTGGCATTTTTATTTGCTGTTTTATTACTGCCGATATTTACTTTTTTAAACACAAAACTTAAGTTCCCAAGACATCTGGCAGCAATAATCTGCATGGCTGTTTTCCTCTCTTTTATTGTGGGCATTTTAGTGTTTATTTCCTATCAGGTTACCTATATGGCTAACGATTTTGATACCATAAAGAAAAACGCCAATTCATTTATTATTGAAATTCATAAGTTTATCAGAGAAAATTTTGAGATCAGCATTGGAGATCAAAAAAAATATCTTGACTCAGTTACAAAGGATTCAGTTAAAAATGGCCAGGCAAAATTAGGATCAGCCATAATATCTATAAGCGATGTCCTTTTAGACAGTACTATTATTATAATTTATACGTTTTTGTTCTTAATTTATAAAGAACATTTTAAACTGTTTTTAGCGAAACTTATAAGCAAAGAAAACCATTCTGTTTTAAAAGATATTCTTTCTCAAATCAAAGTTTCTATAAACAATTACATTGTTAGTTTAATAATTGAAATGATCGTTGTTTCTGTGTTAACCGGCTTAGGATTGTGGATTATTGGTATTAAATATTTTATCTTATTAGGCTTGATAACCGGAATATTAAATCTTATTCCTTATATCGGAATTTTAGTTGCCGGAATTATAACTGTTTTGGCTTCATTGACGGGTTCTGCCGAGATTTCGATGATTTTAGGAATTTTAATAGTAAATATTATTGTTCAGTTTATTGATAACAATCTGCTTGTTCCATTAATTATAAATACAAAAGTAGAAATCAATGCTTTTGTCTCAATTATGGGAATTATTGTGGGCGGAGCCGCCGCCGGAATTTCCGGAATGTTTCTCGCAATTCCGCTTTTAGCGATATTAAAAATCATATTTGACAGAATTGAATCGCTTGAACCATGGGGATATTTAATGGGAAATCATATTCCACGAAAATTTGCCTGGAGAGTCCGAAGAACCAAAACACAGGAATAA
- a CDS encoding BamA/TamA family outer membrane protein, whose translation MLLNKKIIVFISLCFCLQSICAQTDKTKKENPPKKDSTEIYTKIKNYSKKNKFTQTLHKLLFRTKRPKKKEIIIPTDSQNYEGKIIRNINIVTLDPFGYSITDTTAKPKNWGERTGNRLHLKTKKIAIYNLLLFKRNSVYDTYKVQESERLIRAQRYVTAVRITNELASPASDSVDVTIRVLDSWSTIPRFSISSSRVSVGFKEKDFFGSGQQLEYRFTNRFDDGANGNDITYTVPNIKNTYISTILHYNMDLDNNYTKSIDIERDFYSPLTKWAGGVFVGQNFRKDTLQAPDQSFAFQTFKNNFQDLWVGKATKVYEDDNEAITNLITSARFLNVNYSESPDSIHDPTHFYSDEKLLLMGVGLNRRKFIKDSYIFRNGQIEDVPIGRIYGVTFGYQYKNNIWRPYAGAQFSFGNYYRLGFLSMNFEAGTYFHESKTYQTSYLFEANYFTKLFSIGNWKLRQFVNPKVVVGANHEDIIGDQLNVNEENGLAGFRTALYGTSKTVLSLQTQTYSPHALWGFRLNPFFNYSIAFLGNPNSAMFDSKSYSKVTLGLLISNDYLVFSSFQLSLSYYPSIPLQGDNVFKTNTFETTDYGLQNFELAKPRIVEYK comes from the coding sequence ATGTTACTAAATAAAAAAATAATTGTTTTTATTTCCTTATGCTTTTGTTTACAAAGCATTTGCGCTCAGACAGATAAAACAAAAAAGGAAAATCCTCCCAAAAAAGACAGTACGGAGATTTACACCAAGATTAAAAATTATTCTAAGAAAAATAAATTTACGCAAACACTTCATAAACTGCTTTTTAGAACCAAAAGACCTAAAAAAAAGGAAATTATTATACCTACTGATTCTCAAAATTATGAAGGCAAAATTATTAGAAATATAAATATTGTTACACTCGATCCGTTTGGATATTCCATTACAGATACAACTGCAAAACCAAAAAATTGGGGAGAAAGAACCGGAAACAGACTGCATTTAAAAACCAAGAAAATAGCCATCTATAATCTTCTTTTATTTAAAAGAAACAGTGTTTACGATACTTATAAAGTACAGGAATCTGAGCGTTTAATTCGTGCCCAAAGATATGTTACAGCAGTTCGAATTACTAACGAACTGGCAAGTCCGGCTTCAGATTCTGTTGATGTAACCATCAGGGTTTTGGATTCCTGGAGTACAATTCCGCGTTTTTCAATATCCAGCAGCAGAGTTTCTGTAGGATTTAAAGAAAAAGATTTTTTTGGTTCAGGTCAACAACTTGAATATCGTTTTACAAACAGGTTTGATGATGGAGCAAATGGAAACGATATTACATACACCGTTCCTAATATAAAAAACACCTATATCTCGACCATCCTTCACTACAATATGGATTTAGATAATAATTATACTAAAAGTATTGATATTGAAAGGGATTTCTATTCTCCGCTGACTAAATGGGCGGGCGGTGTTTTTGTAGGCCAGAATTTTAGGAAAGATACTCTGCAGGCACCAGATCAATCGTTTGCTTTTCAAACTTTCAAAAACAATTTTCAGGATTTATGGGTTGGTAAAGCCACAAAGGTTTATGAAGATGATAATGAAGCTATTACTAATTTAATTACTTCTGCGCGATTTTTAAACGTCAATTACAGCGAATCGCCAGATTCTATACATGATCCTACCCATTTCTATTCTGATGAAAAACTGCTCTTAATGGGCGTTGGACTTAACAGACGTAAATTTATCAAAGACAGCTATATTTTTAGAAACGGTCAGATTGAAGACGTTCCTATTGGAAGAATTTATGGAGTTACATTTGGCTACCAGTATAAAAATAATATCTGGAGACCTTATGCCGGGGCACAATTTTCTTTTGGAAACTATTATCGTTTAGGTTTTTTAAGTATGAATTTTGAAGCTGGAACTTATTTTCACGAATCAAAAACGTATCAGACATCTTATTTATTTGAAGCCAATTATTTTACTAAGCTTTTTAGTATAGGAAACTGGAAATTACGACAATTCGTTAATCCAAAAGTAGTTGTTGGAGCAAATCACGAAGATATTATAGGAGATCAGCTTAACGTAAATGAAGAAAACGGTCTGGCAGGATTTAGGACTGCATTATACGGAACAAGTAAAACAGTTTTATCCTTGCAGACTCAAACCTATTCTCCGCATGCACTTTGGGGATTTCGTTTAAATCCGTTTTTTAATTATTCTATTGCTTTTTTAGGAAATCCTAACAGCGCAATGTTTGACAGCAAATCGTATTCTAAAGTAACTTTAGGACTATTAATCAGTAATGACTATTTGGTTTTTAGTTCCTTTCAGCTGTCACTGTCATACTATCCAAGTATTCCGCTTCAGGGTGATAATGTTTTCAAAACCAATACTTTTGAAACTACAGATTATGGTTTGCAAAATTTTGAACTTGCAAAGCCAAGAATTGTAGAATATAAATAA
- a CDS encoding LVIVD repeat-containing protein, with protein sequence MKKNVYLFSFLALSLLISCDDNNDNKNDQSLDSITITSDQNTLNQRLDYTNSGVIAIENGSLTGKTAENTVTSFPLVQIAEIKPPVDANGKTLQASHVTVNGNYAYVSYITRGDVYSGAIDVIDVSDPYKPKLVTSALIPNTDITSLTYSNGSLIIGAAKDVDKDPLLGSNPAVVFNMPLSSGLLTDKLTTNYLESRVTTDVAANTSNYFAVTGDNGSLFKISTSTKAVTGKTAMADLRSIALTSDKVVTLSGTKGVNIYNQTTLALQKSFTTSTDVSGAKRTMDIDGTKLLVSEGPNGLGVYDINSGSKLQTIAIATAGEDNVTNAVSINDGYAFLANGALGLNVYQPGTQYSLLGSVGIAGSSNYVKSSGNYIYVASGTGGLKIIKMEKPNTTFASCLTYGLYNQGKDLILNSNEIKSYQGATSINSAIINSGATLTHCGAISVLSNLTLNSGGTFNMRGSLSQGKYQQSNPTELVINSNSLLQIEGSVVIWGDLRLNSGAKINFIGNDSSITIYGKVTKGSNVTITGNYKDTENKLK encoded by the coding sequence ATGAAAAAGAATGTCTATTTATTTTCATTTTTAGCATTGTCATTATTAATTTCTTGTGACGATAACAATGACAACAAAAACGATCAATCGTTAGACAGTATTACAATTACCTCAGATCAAAACACTTTAAATCAAAGACTTGATTACACTAACTCAGGAGTAATTGCTATCGAAAACGGTTCATTAACTGGTAAAACTGCTGAAAACACCGTTACTTCTTTCCCTTTAGTCCAAATTGCTGAAATAAAACCACCGGTAGACGCTAATGGAAAAACTTTACAGGCAAGCCATGTTACTGTAAACGGTAACTACGCTTATGTTTCTTATATTACAAGAGGCGATGTATATTCTGGAGCTATCGATGTTATTGATGTTTCAGATCCTTATAAACCAAAATTAGTTACATCTGCTTTAATTCCTAATACAGATATTACCTCACTTACCTACTCTAACGGAAGCCTTATTATTGGTGCTGCAAAAGATGTAGACAAAGATCCGTTATTAGGCAGTAATCCAGCTGTTGTTTTCAATATGCCGTTAAGCTCAGGATTACTAACAGATAAATTAACTACTAATTATTTAGAAAGCAGAGTAACAACAGATGTTGCTGCTAATACTTCTAACTATTTTGCTGTAACTGGAGATAACGGAAGTTTATTTAAAATAAGTACTTCAACAAAAGCAGTTACAGGAAAAACTGCAATGGCAGATTTACGTTCGATTGCTTTAACATCTGATAAAGTTGTGACTTTAAGCGGTACTAAAGGCGTTAATATTTACAATCAAACAACACTTGCTCTGCAAAAAAGCTTTACAACATCTACAGATGTAAGCGGTGCAAAAAGAACTATGGATATTGACGGAACAAAACTTTTAGTTTCTGAAGGTCCAAACGGTCTTGGTGTGTATGATATTAACAGCGGTTCTAAATTACAGACCATTGCAATTGCGACAGCCGGAGAAGATAATGTTACCAATGCAGTTTCTATAAACGATGGATATGCATTTCTTGCTAATGGTGCATTAGGACTTAATGTTTACCAACCGGGAACACAATACAGCTTATTAGGTTCTGTAGGAATTGCAGGTTCATCAAACTATGTAAAATCAAGCGGTAACTACATTTATGTTGCCAGCGGAACAGGCGGTTTAAAAATCATTAAGATGGAAAAACCAAATACAACGTTTGCAAGCTGTTTAACTTATGGTTTATACAATCAAGGAAAAGATTTAATCTTGAATTCAAATGAAATTAAATCGTATCAGGGAGCAACTTCTATAAATTCAGCAATTATAAATTCTGGAGCAACATTAACACATTGCGGTGCTATCTCAGTTTTAAGTAACTTAACTTTAAACAGCGGCGGTACTTTTAATATGAGAGGAAGTTTATCTCAGGGTAAATACCAGCAGTCAAACCCAACAGAACTTGTTATCAACAGCAATTCACTATTGCAAATTGAAGGTTCAGTTGTAATTTGGGGAGATTTAAGATTAAACAGCGGTGCCAAAATTAATTTTATCGGAAACGATTCTTCTATTACTATTTACGGAAAAGTAACTAAAGGAAGCAACGTAACCATAACAGGAAATTACAAAGACACCGAGAACAAATTAAAATAA
- a CDS encoding PIG-L family deacetylase — protein MRKIQVSFLLLFFIGFQITFAQQPQKPNSVEIYNQIKKLNFLGSVLYLAAHPDDENTRMISYLANEMNARTGYLSLTRGDGGQNLIGPQLRELLGVIRTQELIEARKIDGGEQFFSRANDFGFSKNPDETLEIWDKDKVLADVVWTIRNFQPDIIINRFDHRSPGTTHGHHTSSAMLSVESFKLTNDPKIYPEQLKYVAPWQVKRQFFNPSWWFYGSQEKFDAANKSKFTKLETGVYYTGTGKSNQEIAALSRSRHQSQGFGSTGVRGLETEYLELINGEAPKDRDNLFDGIDTSWNRVKNGKPIGDLISAIIEKYNFNNPSASIPDLVKAYSMIEALDDTHWKTVKAAAIKNIIASCSGLYLEAVASEQEATPGSTIKLSLEAINRCAVEMQLTSITTLPDNKTTVQNSVLKDNNDQRINLQIQLPNNIEYTQPYWLKEKASVGMYTVSNQLNIGIPDIIREVKVVFNVKISGVEIPFERTVVYKYNDGVKGEMYNFLDIVPEVTTSILEKVLVFRDTKTKMIPVKVRAGKDDIKGNLQLELPKSWSVSPKQIPFTLDKKGTEQIFYFEVTPPVNPEEVVAKSIAVVDNKRFDRDQTIIDFNHITKQMVLKPAESKCIRIDLKTSGDAIAYIMGAGDEVPESLTQMGYKVSILKPEEITPEKLDSFSTVITGIRAYNTVNALANKQNILFNFVKSGKNMIVQYNTNGKLVTDKIAPYPLKLSNDRVTEENAKVTFLAPNHPVLNTPNKITSKDFEGWTQEQGLYYPDEFDPAFTPIISSHDKGESAKKGALLVAPYGKGYYIYTGLSFFRELPEGVSGAYKLLSNIISLKQPIEAPKQDIKQ, from the coding sequence ATGCGAAAAATACAGGTTTCATTTCTTCTTCTATTTTTTATAGGTTTTCAAATCACATTTGCACAACAGCCTCAAAAACCAAATTCTGTTGAAATTTACAATCAAATTAAAAAGCTAAACTTTTTAGGTTCTGTATTGTATCTTGCCGCACATCCTGATGACGAAAATACCCGTATGATTTCTTATCTGGCCAACGAAATGAATGCCAGAACAGGTTATTTATCGTTAACAAGAGGCGACGGCGGACAAAACTTAATTGGCCCGCAATTGCGTGAACTGCTTGGTGTAATTAGAACTCAGGAATTAATCGAAGCCCGAAAAATTGACGGCGGAGAACAATTCTTTTCAAGAGCAAATGATTTTGGTTTTTCTAAAAATCCAGACGAAACACTCGAAATTTGGGATAAAGACAAAGTTCTTGCCGATGTGGTTTGGACCATCAGAAATTTTCAGCCGGATATTATCATTAACCGATTCGATCATCGTTCGCCGGGAACTACTCACGGACATCATACATCATCTGCTATGCTGAGTGTTGAAAGTTTTAAATTAACAAACGATCCTAAAATATATCCAGAACAGCTTAAATATGTTGCTCCGTGGCAGGTAAAACGTCAGTTTTTTAATCCATCGTGGTGGTTTTACGGAAGCCAGGAAAAATTTGATGCTGCTAACAAATCTAAATTTACTAAACTCGAAACAGGAGTTTATTATACAGGAACAGGAAAATCAAATCAGGAAATTGCAGCTTTAAGCCGAAGCCGTCATCAATCACAAGGTTTTGGAAGTACAGGAGTTCGCGGTTTAGAAACTGAATACCTTGAACTTATTAATGGCGAAGCTCCAAAAGACCGTGATAATTTGTTTGATGGAATTGACACCAGCTGGAACCGCGTTAAAAACGGAAAACCAATTGGAGATTTGATTTCGGCAATTATTGAAAAGTACAATTTCAATAATCCATCTGCCAGTATTCCAGATTTGGTAAAAGCGTATTCTATGATTGAAGCTTTAGACGATACACATTGGAAAACTGTAAAAGCAGCCGCTATTAAAAATATTATTGCTTCCTGCTCTGGTTTATACCTTGAAGCTGTTGCAAGCGAACAGGAAGCAACTCCGGGAAGCACAATAAAATTAAGTCTTGAAGCCATAAACCGATGTGCTGTTGAAATGCAGTTAACAAGCATTACAACATTGCCGGACAATAAAACTACAGTTCAAAACAGTGTTTTAAAAGACAATAACGATCAAAGAATCAATCTGCAGATACAGCTTCCAAACAACATTGAATATACACAGCCTTACTGGTTAAAAGAAAAGGCATCAGTTGGAATGTACACCGTTTCTAACCAATTAAATATTGGAATTCCTGATATTATCAGAGAAGTAAAGGTTGTTTTTAATGTAAAAATAAGCGGTGTTGAAATTCCGTTTGAACGTACTGTAGTTTACAAATACAACGACGGTGTAAAAGGCGAAATGTATAATTTTCTGGATATAGTGCCAGAAGTTACAACCTCTATTTTAGAGAAAGTATTGGTTTTTAGAGATACTAAAACCAAAATGATTCCGGTAAAAGTACGTGCAGGAAAAGATGATATAAAAGGAAATTTACAATTAGAACTTCCAAAAAGCTGGAGTGTATCTCCAAAACAAATTCCGTTTACTTTAGACAAAAAAGGAACAGAACAAATCTTTTATTTTGAAGTTACACCGCCCGTTAATCCAGAAGAAGTTGTCGCAAAAAGCATTGCCGTTGTAGACAATAAGCGTTTTGACAGAGACCAAACCATTATTGATTTTAATCATATTACGAAACAAATGGTTTTAAAACCGGCAGAATCAAAATGTATCAGAATAGATTTAAAAACTTCTGGCGATGCTATCGCTTATATTATGGGCGCTGGTGACGAAGTTCCGGAAAGTCTGACTCAAATGGGATACAAAGTTTCTATTTTAAAACCAGAAGAAATTACTCCTGAAAAATTAGATTCATTTAGTACTGTGATTACGGGAATCCGTGCTTATAATACCGTAAATGCTTTGGCTAACAAACAGAACATTTTATTCAATTTCGTAAAAAGCGGTAAAAACATGATCGTGCAGTACAATACCAACGGAAAATTGGTTACCGATAAAATTGCACCATATCCGTTAAAATTATCAAATGACCGTGTAACCGAAGAAAACGCAAAGGTTACATTCTTAGCTCCTAATCATCCGGTTTTAAATACGCCAAACAAAATCACGTCTAAAGATTTTGAAGGCTGGACACAAGAACAGGGTTTATATTATCCAGACGAATTTGACCCGGCCTTTACTCCTATTATTTCATCACATGATAAAGGAGAATCAGCTAAAAAAGGCGCTTTATTAGTAGCTCCTTACGGAAAAGGATATTACATCTATACCGGTTTAAGTTTCTTTAGAGAATTACCAGAAGGTGTTTCCGGCGCTTATAAACTGCTGTCGAATATTATTTCGCTAAAACAGCCAATTGAAGCTCCAAAACAAGATATAAAGCAATAA
- a CDS encoding sodium:solute symporter, which produces MQLFDWIVLIVTLLFIVGYGSWKTKGSKNVEDFILGNNETPWYTVGLSVMATQASAITFLSTPGQAYHDGMGFVQFYFGLPIAMIVICLTFIPLYHKYKVFTAYEFLEKRFDVKTRSLAAILFLVQRGLGTGLTIYAPAIILSALLGWNLTVMNIIIGVMVIIYTFSGGTKAVNVTQKQQMFVIMSGMFITFFLILHYLPNDMTFTSALHIAGANDKMNIVDFSFDPEEKYTFWSGITGGFFLALAYFGTDQSQVGRYLSGKSVAESQMGLIMNGLLKVPMQFFILLTGVMVFVFFQFNPVPLNFNPNNKVVIEKSAYKEEYHALEKKLSKLSEDKKVINLLYIDQLNQDYDNPILRKELVNLSNKEKDLRDRAKEIISRADSNSETNDKDYVFFHFILHYLPKGLIGLLLAVILSAAMSSTASGLNALASTTAIDIYKRNLKTEKSEKHYLHATKFFTLFWGVVAILFACVGTLFENLIQLVNIIGSIFYGTVLGIFLVGFYLKRVQAKPMFISAIISQLTIFVIYYYMIYSQEKLGYLWLNFIGAILTIVLSLLLQFLFFKGKPNDEELVLE; this is translated from the coding sequence ATGCAGCTATTTGACTGGATCGTACTTATTGTAACCCTTTTATTCATTGTTGGATATGGTTCATGGAAAACCAAAGGAAGCAAAAACGTTGAAGACTTTATTTTAGGAAACAACGAAACTCCGTGGTACACCGTTGGACTTTCTGTAATGGCAACACAGGCCAGCGCCATTACTTTTTTGTCTACACCGGGACAGGCTTATCACGACGGAATGGGATTTGTTCAATTCTATTTCGGACTTCCAATTGCCATGATTGTGATTTGTTTGACATTTATTCCGCTTTATCACAAATACAAAGTATTTACTGCCTATGAATTTCTCGAAAAACGATTTGATGTAAAAACACGTTCGCTTGCCGCTATCCTGTTTTTAGTACAACGAGGATTAGGAACCGGACTTACCATTTATGCCCCTGCCATTATTTTGTCGGCACTTTTGGGCTGGAACCTTACCGTTATGAATATCATAATTGGGGTAATGGTAATTATTTATACGTTTTCTGGAGGAACCAAAGCCGTAAACGTTACGCAGAAACAGCAGATGTTTGTAATCATGTCGGGAATGTTTATCACCTTTTTCCTGATTCTGCATTATCTGCCAAACGATATGACTTTTACAAGTGCTTTGCATATTGCTGGTGCAAACGATAAAATGAATATTGTGGATTTCTCTTTTGATCCAGAAGAAAAATATACTTTTTGGAGCGGTATTACCGGAGGATTTTTCTTAGCCCTCGCCTATTTTGGTACAGATCAGTCGCAGGTTGGAAGATATTTATCAGGAAAATCAGTTGCTGAAAGCCAGATGGGATTAATCATGAACGGACTTTTAAAAGTTCCAATGCAGTTTTTCATACTTCTTACCGGAGTAATGGTATTTGTGTTTTTTCAGTTCAATCCAGTTCCGTTAAATTTTAATCCGAACAATAAAGTTGTAATCGAAAAATCAGCTTATAAAGAAGAATACCATGCTTTAGAAAAAAAACTAAGCAAACTTTCTGAAGATAAAAAAGTAATTAATCTGCTGTATATCGATCAGTTAAATCAGGATTACGATAATCCGATTCTGAGAAAAGAATTAGTGAATTTGTCGAATAAAGAAAAAGATTTACGCGACCGCGCCAAAGAAATCATTTCAAGAGCCGACAGCAACAGCGAAACGAATGATAAAGATTATGTCTTTTTCCATTTCATTCTGCATTATTTACCAAAAGGATTAATTGGTTTACTGCTTGCCGTGATTCTTTCAGCTGCCATGTCATCAACAGCTTCCGGATTAAACGCTTTGGCTTCTACAACCGCAATCGACATTTACAAAAGAAACCTCAAAACCGAAAAATCAGAGAAACATTATCTTCATGCAACTAAATTTTTTACTTTATTTTGGGGAGTTGTAGCAATACTTTTTGCTTGTGTGGGAACTTTGTTTGAGAATTTAATTCAGCTTGTAAACATCATTGGATCTATCTTTTACGGAACAGTTCTGGGAATCTTCCTTGTTGGTTTTTATTTAAAAAGAGTTCAGGCAAAACCAATGTTTATCAGCGCTATTATTAGTCAGTTAACCATTTTTGTAATTTATTATTACATGATTTACAGTCAGGAAAAATTAGGCTATTTATGGCTGAATTTCATTGGTGCGATTTTAACTATTGTATTGTCGCTTTTATTGCAATTCTTATTTTTTAAAGGAAAACCAAATGATGAAGAGCTGGTATTAGAATAA